The following are encoded in a window of Peromyscus eremicus chromosome 12, PerEre_H2_v1, whole genome shotgun sequence genomic DNA:
- the LOC131922291 gene encoding carbonic anhydrase 15-like gives MWALGFLLHFLAMQPVAQVDSTGTWCYDSQDPKCGPTHWKELAPACGGPAQSPINIDLGLAQRDYTLEPFIFQGYDTAPLDPWTLENNGHTVLLQVSSGQQSCPVIRGAGLPSPGYRLLQLHFHWGSPGHQGSEHSLDEKHGSMEMHMVHVNTKYRDLREAQSHPDGLAVLAVLLVEEDRDNTNFSAIVSGLKNLSSPGVSVNLTSTFPLASLLPSAAGLLRFYRYSGSLTTPGCEPAVLWTVFENTVPIGRAQVAQFQTIPQTGPPGLHSRPLVDNLRPQQPLGGRRVSASPGASLRSSVSPLPCLHLALLGLGVGLRLWQGL, from the exons ATGTGGGCCCTGGGCTTTCTGCTCCACTTCCTCGCCATGCAACCAGTGGCACAGGTGGACTCCACGG GTACCTGGTGCTACGACTCCCAAGACCCAAAGTGCG GCCCCACCCACTGGAAGGAGCTAGCACCTGCTTGTGGGGGCCCAGCCCAATCCCCTATCAACATCGACCTTGGTTTGGCCCAGCGGGACTACACTCTCGAGCCCTTCATCTTTCAAGGCTATGATACAGCACCTCTAGACCCTTGGACCCTGGAGAACAATGGCCATACAG TGCTATTACAAGTAAGTTCCGGTCAGCAGAGCTGCCCAGTGATCCGAGGGGCTGGGCTGCCATCGCCAGGGTACCGGCTACTGCAGCTGCACTTCCACTGGGGCAGCCCAGGGCACCAAGGCTCAGAGCACAGCCTGGACGAGAAGCATGGCTCTATGGAG ATGCACATGGTCCACGTGAACACCAAGTACCGGGACCTGAGGGAGGCACAAAGCCACCCGGATGGGCTTGCCGTGCTGGCTGTACTGCTGGTG GAGGAGGACAGGGACAATACCAATTTCTCTGCCATTGTGTCTGGCCTAAAAAACTTATCTTCACCTG GGGTCTCTGTGAACCTGACGTCCACCTTTCCACTGGCCTCCCTGCTGCCAAGTGCTGCGGGGCTCTTACGCTTCTACCGATACTCCGGGTCTCTAACCACGCCGGGCTGCGAGCCGGCCGTGCTCTGGACAGTCTTTGAAAACACCGTACCCATTGGGCGCGCGCAG GTAGCACAGTTCCAGACCATACCCCAGACTGGGCCACCGGGCTTGCACTCCAGACCGCTCGTGGATAATCTCCGCCCTCAGCAACCTCTTGGAGGGCGCAGGGTATCAGCCTCTCCTGGAGCATCCCTCCGGTCATCAGTTTCTCCCCTGCCCTGTTTGCACCTGGCTCTTTTGGGCTTGGGAGTCGGCCTGAGGCTGTGGCAGGGCCTCTAG